In one Gracilinanus agilis isolate LMUSP501 chromosome 6, AgileGrace, whole genome shotgun sequence genomic region, the following are encoded:
- the RBM14 gene encoding RNA-binding protein 14 isoform X3, protein MKIFVGNVDGADTTPEELAALFSRFGTVMSCAVMKQFAFVHVREAAGALRAIEALHGHELRPGRALVVEMSRPRPLNTWKIFVGNVSAACTSQELRSLFERHGPVIECDVVKGMVPTGA, encoded by the coding sequence ATGAAGATCTTTGTGGGGAACGTGGACGGGGCGGACACGACTCCGGAGGAGCTCGCGGCCCTTTTCTCGCGCTTCGGCACCGTCATGAGCTGCGCCGTCATGAAGCAGTTCGCTTTCGTGCACGTGCGCGAGGCCGCGGGCGCGCTGCGCGCTATCGAGGCCCTGCACGGCCACGAGCTCCGGCCGGGGCGCGCCCTCGTGGTGGAGATGTCGCGCCCGCGGCCTCTGAACACCTGGAAGATTTTCGTGGGGAACGTGTCGGCCGCGTGCACGAGCCAGGAGCTGCGCAGCCTTTTCGAGCGCCACGGGCCCGTCATCGAGTGTGACGTGGTCAAAG